AGCTCCCATTTTCCAAGAAGACATAACGAGCGGAAAATTCCAAGGAATAATTTGACCTACAACCCCAACAGGTTCATGGCGTGTGTAATTTAAGTAATCTTTTGAAATCGGAATTGTTTGCCCGATAATTTTTGTAGCCCATCCCGCATAATAGCGATAATTTTCTACAGTCGCTGCAATATCATCATTTAGTGCTACTTGATATGGTTTCCCGTTATCCAATGCTTCTAACTGTGCTAATTCTTCTCCATGCTCTTCTATTAAGTCTGCTAATTTATAAATAAGATGCGCTCTTTCAGCAGTAGTCATTTCTGCCCAAGGTCCTGATTCAAATGCAGACCTTGCCGCTTTTACTGCGACATCAATATCCTCTTCTTGTGCTTTGCATACGACAGCTAAAACATCTTCAGTTGCTGGATTGTATGTCTCAAATGTCTTCCCGCTAATAGAAGGAACAAATTCACCATTAATAAACATTTTAATTTCTCCATTTAAAAACGCTTTCACTTTTGATTTCAGCTTAATATTTGTCGTTAACATATATGCTCTCCTCCTTAATTAAACAGCCGCATGTGCTGCAATTTTTGATAAAATCGTTTGAAGTTTGTGATTTTCCTCTTTAGTTAATCCGAGTCTTGGATAACGAGAAGGTCCCCCAGCTTGCCCATGTAATTCCATTGAGCGTTTCACGATTTGTACATATTTTCCTGACCCTTCAAGAAACTCGCAAAGTGGTAAAATAGCATCGTTAATTTCCCAAGCTTTTTCTAATTCACCATTTTTGAAATGCTCATACATTTTCGTAACAAGTCCCGGTACGATATTTCCGGCTACCGAAACCCATCCCATCGCACCAACTAAATAAGATTCCATAACTAAATCTTCAGATCCACAGAACACTTGAAAAGCACCTTCGCCTTGTCTTACTAAATCTCTAGCTTTTCGAATATCCCCGCTAGATTCTTTAATATGTGTAACATTTTCACATTCTTTTCCAATACGTAGCATAAGCTCTGTACTCATATCAACACCAGATGTAAACGGATTATTGTATAACATAATTGGTATATTTACAGCGTTTGAGATTTCTTTAAAATGAAAATAAATTTCCTCTTCTTTCGGTTTACAATAATACGAGTTAATAATTAATGCGCAATCCGCTCCATGTGCTTCGGCATGTTTCGTATATTCAATCGTCTCTTTCGTCGTTTCTGCTGCAGTTCCTACAATAACTGGAATACGTCCATCAACTTCTTTTAATACTGTTTCTACCATTTTAAATCGTTCTTCTTTTGATAAACTAACAAACTCCCCTGTACTTCCATTAATAATAATGCCAGCTACTTTTTGCTCAATAAAATAGTTTACGTTTTGTTTTACACCGTTCCAATTAATTTCTTGTAACTCATCCATCGGTGTGATTAATACTGGAAATGCCCCTTTAATTTTTTTCATATTTATCTCTCCCTTTAACCATTTTATTTTAATAAAAATCCTGTCGGAAACGGATCGGTAGGGTCTAATAGAAACGTCTGCATCCCTGTAATAAACCCTCTACTTTCAAAACGGAAAATGTAACCTGTTTCTTCCTTCTTCACTTTTTCAACAGTTATAAAGCTATTAAATATACTTTCATTTATAAAAGGTTTATCCGCTATATAATCATTTTTAAATAATGTATGAACAAAAGACACAATAGTAGAGACAAACCCTGGCGAACGTACGATGAAGTTATCTTCATGAAATGTAATCGACTTTATATGGTTCTTTTCTTTCTGCGAAGAATCTACTAAAATAAGTCTTTTTATAAGTGATTGTTTTTGTATAGCTTGTAGTGTAGCTTCTCCCCATTTTTTCAATTCAGAAATGTTTTCAATACAAATTTCTGGCGAATACGCACCTTTTTCTACAACTGCATAGACTTTATCTGCTTGTATGAGAGAGTAATTTATATTACTAACTTGTAAATTTTTCTCAATCATATAACATAGTTTGCTTTCAAACGAAACAGATACAACTTCATCATTCTCTACATACGCATAGACTGAGAATATGCCAGATAACGTTTCGATTTTGTATTGATCCGCCTCTCTCTTTTTTAAATACCCGCTTTCTAGTAACATCGTTATGACTGCGACAATACCTCCGTAATGCAGAGGTATTGATCCTTCATGATTAAAAAATAATACAGCTGCATCGACTTCCGTATGAATAGAAAGAACGACGATACATCCATTTAAACCAATAAAACCACGCGGTTCATTTAATAAAAGCTGCATTTCATCTGCTAATTCACCTGAAAATTGTTCGTTTAATTGTTCTAAATTGTAGTAGTACTTGCATGGTACATCTTTTATTACACGAAATGCCTCGCCATTTACGTGTACGTCTACTGCTGTATACATTTTTTGAATGTTCATTTTACATCCTCCGTTTCATGTTCCATCGGCGGAATTAGCAAAAAGCCTTCTTTAAGTGGATCCTTTTCATTGTAAAAAAATCTATGCATCCCCATAAGCCAAGCTGAACCTGTAATTTTCGTTACGACAGCTTCTATATTTTCAACATTTGTCGTATTGATGACGCTTCCTTTAAATAGAGAGCCAACGATACTCTCGTGAATAAACTCTTCATTCATCTCGATTTTTTGATTTGCGTACAATACAGCTAACTTTGCTGATGTTCCTGTACCACATGGAGAACGATCAATTCCTCCTGGCGGAACGACAACTGTATTTTTTACATGAGCGCTTTCATGAGTAGGAGCTGTATAAAATTCAACATGAGTTAATCCTCTAATAAACGAATGCTGCGGATGAATAATTTCAAATTTCTCATTAATTGTATTTCTTATAAGGATCGCTTTATCGATAATTGTAGATGCGTTTTCTGGTACTAACTCTAACCCTACTGATTTCGCATCGATAATGGCATAGAAATTTCCTCCATACGCAATATCGCCCTCTACTGTTCCAATTCCTTCGACTTGTACAGTAATATGTTTCAGTAAAAAAGCTCGTATATTACAAAAAGAGACTTCTTTCGTCTTTCCATCTTGAACTAAAATATCAACTTCAACTAAACCGGCTGGCGTGTCTAACTTTAACGAGGTAATTGGTTCAACTACTGGAATTAAACCTGATTCAATTAAAGCTGTACACACACCAATTGTATCGTGACCACACATTGGTAAATATCCACCTGTTTCTATGTAAATAACACCAATATCTGCTTCCGGATGACATGGATCTGTTAATAATGCTCCTGACATTACATCATGACCACGCGGTTCATTCATTAACAATTTGCGAATCCAGTCATATTCTTTTTTCATATGTAACATCTTTTCTGCCATCGTCTCTCCAATTAACTTAGGCAGTCCGCTAATCAATGTTCTTGTTGGATTCCCGCCCGTATGTGTATCAATGGTCGTAAAGACTCTTTGTGACCTCATCCGTTTAACACCCTTTCTGTAAAACGACTCAAACGAAGTGGTTCAATAGGAATGATTGTTTCTTTTTCATTTAATAACTCTTCAATCACTTTCCCTGTAACTGCGGCAAGACTAATGCCATCCCCTTCATGCCCTGCTGCAATAAAGTAATTCGGGATATGTTCCACACGTGAAATGATCGGCAAATGATCTTCTGTCCACGGGCGTAACCCAGCATATGAACGAATCACCATCATATCCGCCATTTTCGGATAAAAACGAATTGCTCTATTCGCAATACATTTAATAACCTCGTTGTTTATCTTCGTATGAAACCCTACAAACTCTCTACTACTACCAATTAAAAAATTTTGGCTTTCTGTCGGCTCAAACACAAGAGCTACTCCATATTTTTCAGTTAAAGCATCCACTTTTCGTTTTCCGCCAAATTTAGAAATTAAATAACCAAATTCCATTACTTTACGACAACCAACGTGTTGTTGCCTTGAAGCTACTATAATATGTCCCTTTCTCGGTTCAATTGGGATATTTACATCAAGCATTTGTCCGATTTTCGGAGCCCACACACCCGCTGCGTTCACCACTTGCTTTGCAGCAAACGTCCCATTTGTCGTTTCTACAATAAAGGAACCGTCTATATCTCTTCTCATTTCTTTTACTTCCGTATGATTAAAAGCCTTCGTACCATATTTTTTCGATTCTGCAAGAAGTGAAAAAGCAAGAAGATATGGATTTACAGTCGAATCTGTTGCGCATTCTAACCCGCCTAATAAATCATCTGCAAAGAATGGCGATTCCCCTCTTATATCTTGCCTATCAAGCATTCGAAACGGTAAACCCGCTTCTTTTTGACGATTCACCCATTGCTGCGCTGCTTCCATTTCTTCGTCTGACTCACATACGAGAATACTTCCTGGCGCCCTATATTCAAATGAGTGCTCTAACTCTTCACTTAAATCAGTTACTAATTTTTGACTTACTAACGACATTTGACTATCAAACCCTGGGTCTTTATCAATAGCCAAAATATTCCCATCACACCGTGAAGACGTCCCGCTGACAAATTCTCCTTTTTCAATGATTGTTACGTCTCTTCCGTATTTTGAAGTGTAATAAGCGATTGAACATCCTATAATTCCACCACCTATTATTAAAACGTCGCAGTGCCTCACGTAGCACCCCTCCCTTCTTTTTAATCCCTCACTTTCTTTTATGCAATTGACGTGCCAACTCTACATATATACACTTTTTACAAATAATATTTTTATCTGTAAAAATATTTTGAATTTATCATAAATAAGTGTATTATTTTTTTATCACTGTCAAAATTTTTATACATAATAGGAGGACAATATGGCATTCTCATTTCCCACAATAAAAGAATTTCTAAAAACATTATCTATTGATCATACATATAGCACTCAACACATTGAACAAGTTGACGAAAAATTTTATTACCGACCTTCTACTACAGAAGAATATAATTGTGCAGCTATATATGAAGATGACTCGTTCACCGCTTTAATTGACGGGTTTTCCAATGAACTAGCCGTTATCATAATGAACCGAAATAAAGAGCCTATATGCTGTATAACGGCACAGCAAATCATTCCGTTTCTTGTTAAGTCTTACAATGAACTACAATCTTTCTATAACACCGTAATACAAACAACTGATTCTTCTGTTACAGTCATCGATGATAAAGAATGTGTTCGTACTTGGACAGATGGCGCCGAAAAGATTTTTTCAGTCAATCAAAATGAAATTATTGGACAACCTATCACTCGCTTTTTTGACTATAAAGATTTGGAAATTTTACAATCATTACATGACGGAAAAAGCATAATCGCTCAGTTCCATCAGCCTCGTCCAGATCTGTTCGTATTAATTAATTCAAACCCAGTGTATTGTAACGATGAAATTATAGGAGCAGTCGTTTCTGA
This Bacillus paramycoides DNA region includes the following protein-coding sequences:
- the dapA gene encoding 4-hydroxy-tetrahydrodipicolinate synthase, with protein sequence MKKIKGAFPVLITPMDELQEINWNGVKQNVNYFIEQKVAGIIINGSTGEFVSLSKEERFKMVETVLKEVDGRIPVIVGTAAETTKETIEYTKHAEAHGADCALIINSYYCKPKEEEIYFHFKEISNAVNIPIMLYNNPFTSGVDMSTELMLRIGKECENVTHIKESSGDIRKARDLVRQGEGAFQVFCGSEDLVMESYLVGAMGWVSVAGNIVPGLVTKMYEHFKNGELEKAWEINDAILPLCEFLEGSGKYVQIVKRSMELHGQAGGPSRYPRLGLTKEENHKLQTILSKIAAHAAV
- a CDS encoding proline racemase family protein, whose protein sequence is MNIQKMYTAVDVHVNGEAFRVIKDVPCKYYYNLEQLNEQFSGELADEMQLLLNEPRGFIGLNGCIVVLSIHTEVDAAVLFFNHEGSIPLHYGGIVAVITMLLESGYLKKREADQYKIETLSGIFSVYAYVENDEVVSVSFESKLCYMIEKNLQVSNINYSLIQADKVYAVVEKGAYSPEICIENISELKKWGEATLQAIQKQSLIKRLILVDSSQKEKNHIKSITFHEDNFIVRSPGFVSTIVSFVHTLFKNDYIADKPFINESIFNSFITVEKVKKEETGYIFRFESRGFITGMQTFLLDPTDPFPTGFLLK
- a CDS encoding proline racemase family protein → MRSQRVFTTIDTHTGGNPTRTLISGLPKLIGETMAEKMLHMKKEYDWIRKLLMNEPRGHDVMSGALLTDPCHPEADIGVIYIETGGYLPMCGHDTIGVCTALIESGLIPVVEPITSLKLDTPAGLVEVDILVQDGKTKEVSFCNIRAFLLKHITVQVEGIGTVEGDIAYGGNFYAIIDAKSVGLELVPENASTIIDKAILIRNTINEKFEIIHPQHSFIRGLTHVEFYTAPTHESAHVKNTVVVPPGGIDRSPCGTGTSAKLAVLYANQKIEMNEEFIHESIVGSLFKGSVINTTNVENIEAVVTKITGSAWLMGMHRFFYNEKDPLKEGFLLIPPMEHETEDVK
- a CDS encoding NAD(P)/FAD-dependent oxidoreductase, which produces MRHCDVLIIGGGIIGCSIAYYTSKYGRDVTIIEKGEFVSGTSSRCDGNILAIDKDPGFDSQMSLVSQKLVTDLSEELEHSFEYRAPGSILVCESDEEMEAAQQWVNRQKEAGLPFRMLDRQDIRGESPFFADDLLGGLECATDSTVNPYLLAFSLLAESKKYGTKAFNHTEVKEMRRDIDGSFIVETTNGTFAAKQVVNAAGVWAPKIGQMLDVNIPIEPRKGHIIVASRQQHVGCRKVMEFGYLISKFGGKRKVDALTEKYGVALVFEPTESQNFLIGSSREFVGFHTKINNEVIKCIANRAIRFYPKMADMMVIRSYAGLRPWTEDHLPIISRVEHIPNYFIAAGHEGDGISLAAVTGKVIEELLNEKETIIPIEPLRLSRFTERVLNG